A single Corynebacterium stationis DNA region contains:
- the argC gene encoding N-acetyl-gamma-glutamyl-phosphate reductase — protein MTYKVAIAGATGYAGGEILRLLLNHPAYASGDLEIGALTGHSNAGQSVAELMPHLPQLADRTIVDTTVENLAGHDVVFLGLPHGHSGPIAKALGEDVVVIDCAADFRLKDAQDWEDFYGSEHAGTWPYGIPELPGHREQLQGAKRVAVPGCFPTTMTLGALPAVAGKLIEPDLTIIAVTGVSGAGKKASVPLLGAETMGSVKAYSPGGTHRHTPEVIQNLNPLAEAPVNVSFTPVLAPMPRGILATITAPLKEGITQEEVTKVFTEFYADEPFCHVLPVGQQPQTQNVVGTNMCHIQAHVDERARKLVITSALDNLTKGTGGAAVQCMNLSLGFAETAGLPLAAVAP, from the coding sequence ATGACATATAAAGTTGCAATCGCAGGCGCCACGGGTTACGCCGGTGGCGAGATTCTCCGCCTCCTTCTTAACCACCCGGCATATGCCTCCGGCGACTTGGAAATTGGGGCATTAACTGGCCATTCCAATGCTGGTCAGTCCGTTGCGGAATTGATGCCGCACTTACCCCAATTAGCAGATCGCACGATTGTTGATACCACGGTGGAAAACCTCGCTGGCCACGATGTGGTCTTTTTAGGTTTGCCACATGGGCACTCGGGACCTATCGCGAAAGCGCTGGGCGAGGACGTCGTGGTCATCGACTGTGCTGCTGATTTCCGCTTGAAAGATGCCCAGGATTGGGAGGATTTTTACGGCTCTGAACACGCAGGCACCTGGCCTTATGGCATTCCTGAGTTGCCTGGTCACCGTGAGCAACTTCAAGGAGCGAAAAGGGTAGCGGTCCCGGGATGTTTCCCCACCACCATGACGCTGGGCGCGCTGCCAGCAGTCGCGGGCAAACTCATTGAACCTGACTTGACCATTATCGCCGTGACCGGCGTGTCTGGTGCAGGTAAGAAAGCTTCTGTTCCGCTGTTGGGCGCAGAGACCATGGGAAGTGTCAAAGCTTATTCCCCAGGCGGCACGCACCGTCACACGCCAGAGGTTATTCAAAACCTCAACCCGCTGGCGGAGGCGCCTGTCAACGTGAGCTTCACGCCAGTGCTCGCCCCAATGCCGCGTGGCATCCTCGCAACGATTACGGCACCTTTGAAAGAAGGCATCACCCAGGAAGAAGTCACCAAGGTCTTTACTGAGTTTTATGCCGATGAACCTTTCTGCCACGTTCTCCCAGTCGGCCAGCAGCCACAAACTCAAAACGTTGTGGGCACCAATATGTGCCATATTCAGGCGCATGTGGATGAACGCGCACGCAAGCTCGTTATCACCTCTGCACTAGACAACCTCACTAAAGGCACCGGAGGAGCAGCAGTACAGTGCATGAACCTCTCGCTGGGCTTTGCTGAAACCGCAGGTCTGCCGCTAGCTGCAGTCGCACCATAA
- the pheT gene encoding phenylalanine--tRNA ligase subunit beta — translation MLISQNWLHGVLGEHNPGWTVSSEELDSGFVRVGFETEGYEPLPEITGPVVIGRVKEIEELTEFKKPIRYCQVDVGDANGTGELQGIICGARNFDEGSLVPVSLPGAELPGGFKIAARETYGRISNGMICSAAELGLTAKSEGIITLDESFAEYIGQDALPLLGGADTVFDVNVTPDRGYALSMRGLGREIASAFNLKFVDPVGEGSQASGSLIDIDLREETKAIRFGLRKVTGIDPKAQSPFWMQRILMLAGQRAVNLATDVTNYVMLYLGQPMHAFDANKVAGNLVVRNAQAGENFETLDHVNRELFAEDVVICDDNGIQSLAGVMGGTTSEISDDTTDVYFEAATWDPITVARTSRRHKLSSEASRRFERGVDPAIVEYSLDLACELLVQYGGGHVEDARTLVGEVPEAKVVALDASKPSRYAGVEYSNDTIVARLEEVGCSVAAFDEGKAFDVTIPSWRTDIAEDVDLVEEILRLEGLDAIPSILPIPTVGSRGLSPAQKRRRAIGHALAYAGYAEVIPSPFINDELFDTWELTADDARRKVVRVQNPLEADKSALSTTLLPNMLDAVARNVARGRNDVTLFGVQQVAFKRADSTPMPDVSKRPSDDEIDQLINTLPAQPLHVATVGAGNVEFEGPWGNGRAYSYADAIESARQVARAANIELDVEKAEVQPWHPGRCAALKVEGEIVGYAGELHPQVVKDMGLPARTCAMELDIDALPFSENLPAPVLSSFPTLHQDIALVVDEELPAEKVRRTLEEGAGELLESVELFDVFRDEKLGESKKSLAFKMFFRAADRTLTDEEVNTHRLAAAELASERLGAQMRA, via the coding sequence ATGCTTATTTCACAAAACTGGCTTCACGGCGTCCTCGGTGAACACAACCCAGGTTGGACCGTTTCAAGCGAAGAACTCGACTCCGGCTTCGTCCGCGTCGGCTTCGAAACCGAAGGCTATGAACCACTGCCAGAAATCACTGGTCCCGTGGTCATCGGCCGCGTAAAAGAGATCGAAGAACTCACCGAGTTCAAAAAGCCGATTCGTTACTGCCAGGTGGACGTCGGAGATGCCAACGGCACCGGCGAACTGCAGGGGATCATCTGCGGTGCGCGCAATTTCGACGAAGGCTCGCTGGTTCCGGTATCTTTGCCAGGCGCAGAATTGCCGGGCGGCTTCAAAATCGCCGCCCGCGAGACCTACGGTCGCATCTCCAACGGCATGATTTGCTCGGCAGCAGAGCTTGGTCTTACCGCTAAGTCCGAGGGCATCATCACCTTGGATGAGTCTTTCGCTGAGTACATCGGTCAGGATGCGCTGCCACTTCTGGGCGGTGCAGATACCGTCTTCGACGTTAATGTCACCCCAGACCGCGGCTATGCGTTGTCCATGCGTGGCCTTGGCCGCGAGATTGCTTCGGCTTTCAACCTGAAGTTCGTCGACCCTGTCGGCGAGGGTTCGCAAGCTTCTGGCAGTCTCATTGACATTGACCTGCGCGAAGAAACCAAGGCGATTCGATTTGGCCTGCGCAAGGTAACTGGCATTGACCCTAAAGCGCAGTCGCCATTTTGGATGCAGCGCATCCTCATGCTGGCCGGCCAGCGCGCGGTTAACCTCGCCACCGATGTCACCAACTACGTCATGCTTTACTTGGGCCAGCCGATGCATGCTTTCGATGCCAACAAGGTCGCAGGCAACTTGGTTGTCCGCAATGCCCAGGCAGGGGAGAATTTCGAGACCCTCGACCACGTCAACCGCGAACTCTTCGCCGAAGACGTCGTCATCTGTGACGACAACGGCATCCAGTCGCTCGCTGGTGTCATGGGCGGAACTACTTCGGAAATCTCCGATGACACCACCGATGTTTACTTCGAGGCAGCGACCTGGGATCCAATCACCGTGGCGCGTACCTCGCGTCGTCACAAGCTCAGCTCCGAAGCTTCGCGTCGGTTCGAGCGCGGCGTAGACCCAGCGATTGTGGAATACTCGCTGGATCTGGCGTGTGAGCTTTTGGTGCAATACGGCGGTGGGCACGTCGAAGATGCCCGCACCTTAGTCGGTGAGGTACCGGAGGCGAAGGTTGTTGCTCTTGATGCCTCCAAGCCATCGCGTTATGCAGGCGTGGAATACTCCAATGACACCATCGTGGCGCGTCTGGAAGAGGTCGGATGCTCGGTCGCTGCTTTTGATGAAGGCAAGGCATTCGATGTCACCATTCCTTCCTGGCGCACCGATATCGCAGAAGATGTCGACTTGGTCGAAGAAATCCTGCGCCTAGAAGGCCTGGATGCTATTCCGTCGATTCTGCCGATTCCTACTGTGGGCAGCCGTGGGCTCAGCCCAGCGCAAAAGCGTCGCCGCGCTATTGGTCACGCCCTGGCTTACGCTGGCTACGCTGAGGTCATCCCGAGCCCATTTATCAATGATGAACTCTTTGATACCTGGGAGCTGACAGCCGATGATGCACGCCGCAAAGTCGTGCGCGTACAAAACCCATTGGAAGCAGATAAGTCAGCGCTGTCGACGACGCTGCTGCCAAATATGCTCGACGCAGTTGCACGCAACGTAGCCCGTGGCCGCAACGATGTCACGCTCTTCGGCGTGCAGCAGGTTGCGTTCAAGCGTGCGGATTCCACCCCGATGCCAGATGTCAGCAAACGTCCATCTGATGATGAAATCGACCAGCTGATCAACACGCTGCCAGCACAGCCGCTGCACGTGGCAACGGTGGGCGCCGGCAACGTGGAATTTGAAGGCCCATGGGGTAACGGCCGCGCATACTCTTACGCTGATGCGATTGAGTCTGCACGTCAGGTTGCGCGCGCAGCCAATATCGAACTGGATGTAGAAAAGGCAGAAGTTCAGCCATGGCACCCAGGCCGCTGTGCAGCGCTGAAGGTCGAGGGTGAAATCGTTGGCTACGCCGGCGAGCTGCACCCACAGGTAGTCAAGGACATGGGCCTGCCAGCGCGCACTTGCGCGATGGAATTGGACATTGACGCCTTGCCATTTTCTGAGAACCTGCCAGCACCAGTGCTGTCATCTTTCCCAACTTTGCACCAGGATATCGCACTGGTCGTGGATGAGGAGCTGCCAGCGGAGAAGGTTCGTCGCACTTTGGAGGAAGGCGCGGGAGAGTTGCTTGAGAGCGTTGAGCTTTTCGATGTTTTCCGCGACGAAAAACTCGGCGAATCTAAGAAGTCTTTGGCGTTTAAGATGTTCTTCCGCGCCGCGGACCGCACGCTTACCGATGAAGAGGTAAACACGCACCGCCTTGCTGCTGCCGAATTGGCAAGCGAGCGCTTAGGCGCACAAATGCGCGCTTAA
- the pheS gene encoding phenylalanine--tRNA ligase subunit alpha has translation MSATPEIEINEATLEAAAAEAIAAFDAATNLDELQEARRGHLGDKSFISQARQSLGTLPKAERKDAGRLVNMARGKAEKHFAGVNQVLGEKAREEQLAAESVDVTVPTTRFQTGALHPITALNEAVADIFIGMGWEVAEGPEVEAEYFNFDALNFKPDHPARTLQDTFYVGEEGSKQILRTHTSPVQVRTLLDRDVPVYIVCPGRVFRTDELDATHTPVFHQIEGLAIDKNLTMANLLGTLDHLARQLFGPETKTRMRTNYFPFTEPSAEVDVWFPNKKGGAGWIEWGGCGMVNPNVLRSVGIDPEEYQGFAFGMGIERTLQFRNGLSDMRDMVEGDVRFTLPFGVHA, from the coding sequence GTGTCTGCTACCCCAGAGATAGAAATTAATGAGGCAACATTAGAAGCCGCGGCTGCAGAAGCAATCGCCGCTTTTGATGCAGCAACCAACCTCGACGAGCTGCAAGAAGCACGTCGAGGACATTTGGGGGACAAGAGCTTTATTTCCCAAGCACGCCAATCACTGGGAACCTTGCCTAAAGCTGAGCGCAAAGATGCCGGTCGCCTTGTTAACATGGCGCGCGGTAAAGCAGAAAAGCACTTTGCGGGCGTTAACCAGGTACTCGGAGAAAAGGCGCGCGAAGAACAGCTCGCCGCTGAGTCCGTTGACGTCACCGTTCCCACCACCCGTTTCCAGACCGGTGCTTTGCACCCGATCACGGCATTGAATGAGGCTGTGGCGGATATCTTCATCGGCATGGGTTGGGAAGTGGCTGAAGGCCCTGAGGTTGAAGCAGAGTACTTCAACTTCGACGCTTTGAACTTCAAGCCGGATCACCCAGCGCGTACCCTGCAGGATACTTTCTACGTTGGCGAGGAAGGCTCCAAGCAGATTCTGCGCACGCACACCTCACCAGTGCAGGTGCGCACCCTGTTGGATCGCGATGTGCCGGTTTATATCGTGTGCCCCGGCCGCGTATTCCGCACCGATGAGCTGGATGCAACGCATACTCCGGTCTTCCACCAGATTGAAGGCCTTGCCATAGATAAGAATCTCACCATGGCGAACCTGCTGGGTACCTTGGACCACCTCGCGCGCCAGCTCTTTGGCCCAGAGACCAAGACGCGTATGCGCACCAACTACTTCCCATTCACCGAGCCATCCGCCGAGGTCGATGTGTGGTTCCCGAATAAGAAGGGCGGAGCCGGCTGGATCGAATGGGGCGGTTGCGGCATGGTTAACCCGAATGTCTTGCGCTCTGTCGGTATCGACCCAGAAGAGTACCAAGGCTTTGCCTTCGGCATGGGCATCGAACGCACTTTGCAGTTCCGCAACGGCCTGTCCGATATGCGCGACATGGTCGAAGGCGATGTCCGCTTCACCCTGCCATTCGGCGTCCACGCTTAA
- a CDS encoding TrmH family RNA methyltransferase, giving the protein MALDFEQAFTERTPRIVNAAKLHRSSARKKANAFLVEGENSVDAAVSTGAATDIFVTERAAEKFAEIVTAAGYMDVYVHPITDRAAKSLSDTQTTSGLFAVCKPVLWSAGKILNGKPKLLAVPVETSEPGNAGTLIRTSDAMGADGVIFAGETVDPLGSKVARASAGSLFHIPTARDTNVKDVLGKLRAANLQILATAPQGDATLDEVDLTKPTAWLFGNEAHGLSPELLDAADIRVKIPLRGRAESLNLATAASICLYESAKAQNR; this is encoded by the coding sequence ATGGCATTGGATTTTGAACAAGCATTTACCGAACGCACCCCGCGCATCGTCAACGCAGCGAAGCTGCATCGCTCTTCCGCGCGAAAGAAGGCGAATGCTTTCCTCGTCGAAGGCGAGAACTCCGTGGATGCCGCAGTTTCTACGGGCGCAGCAACCGATATCTTCGTGACTGAGCGCGCAGCGGAGAAATTCGCGGAGATTGTCACCGCCGCTGGCTACATGGACGTCTACGTCCACCCAATCACCGATAGGGCAGCGAAGTCCCTTTCGGATACCCAGACCACCAGCGGGCTTTTTGCAGTATGTAAGCCCGTGCTGTGGTCGGCGGGAAAGATTCTCAATGGCAAGCCGAAGCTTCTTGCCGTACCGGTGGAGACTTCTGAGCCGGGCAACGCGGGCACCTTGATTCGTACCTCTGATGCGATGGGCGCAGACGGCGTCATCTTCGCTGGCGAAACCGTGGATCCGTTGGGTTCTAAGGTCGCGCGAGCATCGGCAGGCAGCTTGTTTCATATCCCTACCGCACGCGATACCAATGTCAAAGATGTTCTGGGCAAATTGCGTGCTGCCAACCTGCAGATCTTGGCGACCGCCCCACAAGGCGATGCGACATTGGATGAGGTGGACTTGACCAAGCCCACGGCATGGTTATTTGGCAATGAGGCACATGGATTGAGCCCAGAGCTTCTCGATGCCGCCGATATCCGCGTCAAAATTCCACTACGTGGCCGCGCAGAGTCGCTTAACCTGGCTACCGCAGCGAGTATTTGCCTGTATGAGTCTGCCAAAGCGCAGAACCGTTAA
- a CDS encoding TM2 domain-containing protein, with protein MTNPYNSFEPNPDGFDARMQQDPQTQSYAQYQESLNNPQAQYPQFNAFQQQPQAGAPAPYGQQHGMAQPGMTQPAMYATPPKSWIATLLLAFFLGTLGAHNFYLGYKGRAIAQLSLSVIGWFTAILIVGFVLLAIVGIWAFVDLVRILIRHGEYGVDPNGVPLS; from the coding sequence ATGACCAATCCTTATAACTCCTTTGAGCCAAACCCTGATGGCTTTGATGCCCGAATGCAGCAAGACCCGCAGACTCAGTCCTATGCGCAATACCAGGAATCGCTGAATAACCCGCAGGCGCAGTATCCGCAATTCAATGCTTTCCAGCAGCAACCACAGGCAGGTGCACCGGCTCCTTACGGTCAGCAGCATGGAATGGCACAGCCGGGGATGACGCAACCGGCGATGTATGCGACTCCACCGAAGTCATGGATTGCGACTCTGCTGCTGGCATTTTTCCTGGGCACACTTGGTGCGCATAATTTCTACTTGGGATACAAGGGCCGCGCAATCGCGCAGCTGTCGCTATCAGTCATTGGATGGTTTACGGCCATTTTGATCGTCGGCTTCGTGCTGCTCGCCATCGTGGGCATCTGGGCATTCGTTGACTTGGTCCGAATTCTCATCCGCCACGGAGAGTACGGCGTCGACCCAAACGGTGTGCCTCTTAGCTAA
- a CDS encoding HNH endonuclease, with the protein MNGQQIIKLFYTSGITILRDVYECSPYDLAGDLMPLNTARKYTRLADVLFGPADSPKVQRDSVALAEARQLSLEYLEMVNKHAKKLQKRGAAWRLRAELIAFEGTFEEVEAYAKKRVTEEGGDTKKKRGVRVGRAIDGLRTISITDTQRRITDLEKTLDAAITNADQPRSEALLEPFWDLVEGTGTGLIKPEYRTVIAIGLEDYAKVSCGKGEDVIVALSDGTTMTGAEFINAAMEGSLGDKLYVGLFHPTAGPVNLYEARFASEKLRTWAMAENLVCPWPDCNVPADRCQVHHIDAHKHGGHTKPSNLTMLCKYHNGVNNDAPDGQRNKHKPGKPKRGKPNRGRMRRHRGKVRLQTPGGKLVSNTDHVSSMGAMDLI; encoded by the coding sequence ATGAACGGACAACAAATAATAAAACTCTTCTACACCAGCGGAATAACCATCCTCCGCGACGTTTACGAGTGCTCCCCTTATGACTTAGCCGGTGACCTGATGCCACTGAACACTGCACGCAAATACACCCGGCTTGCCGATGTTCTCTTCGGCCCTGCCGATTCTCCCAAGGTGCAGCGCGACTCCGTCGCGCTTGCCGAAGCAAGGCAATTAAGCCTCGAATACTTAGAAATGGTCAACAAACACGCCAAGAAGTTGCAGAAGCGCGGTGCCGCCTGGCGCTTGCGTGCAGAACTTATCGCGTTTGAGGGCACCTTCGAAGAAGTCGAAGCCTACGCCAAGAAACGCGTCACCGAAGAAGGCGGCGACACCAAGAAGAAACGCGGCGTTCGCGTCGGCCGGGCTATTGACGGCCTTCGCACCATAAGTATTACCGATACCCAGCGCCGCATCACCGACCTCGAGAAAACTCTCGACGCCGCCATTACCAACGCCGACCAGCCACGCTCTGAAGCATTATTAGAGCCTTTCTGGGATTTAGTCGAAGGCACCGGCACCGGGCTAATCAAGCCGGAATACCGCACCGTGATTGCTATCGGTCTCGAGGATTACGCGAAAGTCTCCTGCGGCAAAGGCGAGGACGTCATTGTTGCTTTATCCGACGGCACGACCATGACCGGCGCCGAATTCATCAACGCCGCAATGGAAGGCTCCCTTGGTGACAAGCTCTATGTCGGGCTCTTTCACCCCACCGCCGGGCCTGTGAATCTCTACGAAGCCCGTTTCGCATCAGAGAAGCTGCGCACCTGGGCCATGGCGGAGAATCTCGTGTGCCCCTGGCCGGACTGCAACGTACCAGCCGATAGATGCCAAGTCCACCACATCGACGCACACAAACACGGCGGGCATACGAAGCCGTCGAATCTGACCATGTTGTGTAAGTACCACAACGGCGTCAATAACGATGCCCCGGACGGTCAGCGCAACAAACACAAACCAGGAAAGCCGAAACGAGGCAAGCCCAATCGCGGCAGAATGCGGCGACACCGCGGCAAAGTCCGCCTGCAGACCCCAGGCGGCAAACTGGTGAGCAATACGGACCACGTGAGCAGCATGGGAGCGATGGATCTGATCTAA
- the rplT gene encoding 50S ribosomal protein L20: MARVKRSVNAKKKRRAILKSAKGYRGQRSRLYRKAKEQWLHSMTYAYRDRRARKSEFRKLWIQRINAAARMNDITYNRLIHGLRLAEIEVDRKILAELAVNDFETFSALCEAAKAALPEDVNAPKAA, translated from the coding sequence GTGGCACGAGTAAAGCGCTCAGTCAACGCCAAGAAGAAGCGTCGCGCGATTTTGAAGTCCGCCAAGGGCTACCGCGGCCAGCGTTCCCGCCTCTACCGCAAGGCTAAGGAACAGTGGTTGCACTCTATGACCTACGCTTACCGCGATCGTCGCGCGCGTAAGTCTGAGTTCCGTAAGCTGTGGATCCAGCGCATCAACGCTGCAGCTCGTATGAACGATATCACCTACAACCGTCTCATCCACGGCCTGCGCCTGGCTGAGATCGAGGTAGACCGCAAGATCCTTGCTGAGTTGGCAGTCAACGACTTCGAGACCTTCTCCGCACTGTGCGAGGCTGCAAAGGCTGCACTGCCTGAGGACGTTAACGCTCCTAAGGCTGCCTAA
- the rpmI gene encoding 50S ribosomal protein L35 — MKQKTHKGTAKRIKVTGSGKLRREQAGRRHLLEGKTSKRTRRLKGTEAVAPADTKRVKRLLGRA; from the coding sequence ATGAAGCAGAAGACCCACAAGGGCACCGCAAAGCGCATCAAGGTCACTGGTTCCGGCAAGCTGCGCCGCGAGCAGGCTGGCCGTCGCCACTTGCTGGAAGGCAAGACCTCCAAGCGCACCCGTCGTCTGAAGGGCACCGAAGCAGTTGCTCCAGCAGACACCAAGCGCGTAAAGCGCCTGCTTGGCCGCGCGTAA
- the infC gene encoding translation initiation factor IF-3, with protein sequence MSSEARINERIRVPEVRLVGPGGEQVGIVRTDDARKLAFEADLDLVEVAPNAKPPVAKIMDYGKFKYEQAQKARESRKNQQQTVVKEQKFRPKIDDHDYETKKANVVRFLEKGSKVKVTIMFRGREQSRPELGYRLLERLAEDVAEHGIVESRPKQDGRNMTMVFGPNRKGKK encoded by the coding sequence ATCAGCTCTGAAGCTCGCATTAATGAGCGCATCCGAGTACCAGAAGTACGTCTGGTCGGTCCCGGAGGCGAACAAGTAGGTATCGTCCGCACTGATGATGCACGAAAGCTCGCTTTTGAGGCAGACTTGGACTTGGTCGAGGTTGCCCCTAACGCTAAGCCGCCTGTCGCAAAGATCATGGACTACGGCAAATTCAAATACGAGCAGGCTCAAAAGGCCCGCGAATCTCGTAAGAACCAGCAGCAGACTGTGGTCAAGGAACAGAAGTTCCGTCCTAAAATCGATGATCACGATTATGAGACCAAAAAGGCAAACGTTGTTCGCTTCCTGGAAAAGGGTTCCAAGGTAAAGGTCACCATCATGTTCCGTGGTCGTGAGCAATCACGTCCGGAGCTTGGTTACCGCCTGCTGGAGCGTCTGGCAGAAGATGTGGCTGAGCACGGCATCGTGGAGTCGCGTCCGAAGCAGGATGGTCGCAACATGACCATGGTCTTTGGCCCTAACCGCAAGGGTAAGAAGTAG